The following nucleotide sequence is from Salvia miltiorrhiza cultivar Shanhuang (shh) chromosome 7, IMPLAD_Smil_shh, whole genome shotgun sequence.
CCTAGGTCCTAGAGTACGCCTTGGGGTAAAGAGCTACAGGGTTCCCTCATAACCCACAGGTTTCCCTCACGCAAAAGaaaaggaacaaaaaaaaactactaCAATTTTATTAAGTAGACCCGATGTCATGCCAAACGCATGTATGATATAACCTCGATGTAGAAATGTTGACCAATTAAGTTATCATGACATGCACAGCAAGCCAAATGAAATTCAGAAGCTAACCAGACGAACTATAAATCCACCAAACACAGCATAGAATCACCATCCATCCATTtacaagcatatatatatatcaatgtaGAGACTATTGGCCAGTCAAGTTAACAGTGCATACAAAAATGCATTCTACAATTACATAGAGGAACATTAATCACCAAATACAGTATATAATTTTTCTCCATATTAAACACAACCACACATAGATGACAATATCATGCACAAAATAACATATGAATAATGAAACGAAGTAAAAGAGCAACATAGAATTCTAACATATTCAAAGAGCAACACAGCATAAGCAAACTATGAACAGACATAGACATGAAATGGAACAGAACAGCAAGCCCTTTGAATGTAAACATATACCAAAAGATCAAATCGAATATCACCATTGTCAGGCGTCCATCATCAAGGTATCTCCATCCTCATCGTGCATTGCATCAAGTTCCCACCCACTTAATTCCCCGCCATACGCACTCAAAACCCGTCTATCAGAGCCAGAAACTGCCACATTGGAATCTAGGCTCCCATCACCACTACCACTAGTACTACTCAGCGCCGGCTCCCTCACCGAAGCAAAATCAACCACCAAAATTGCATCGTACCCTGCCTCCGATTCAGTAGTGCCGCGATTAATGCCCTTCTCCGGACTGCGATTGGAGGGCAATTTGTGGCGGCACAAGGGGCAAGTACTACTCCTTTGAAGCCATTGAACAATACAATCCTTGTGAAAATAATGCTTGCAAGGCAACTCGTTGACTGCTCCAGAAGTATCAGAATTAACCTCAAAATCCTCTATGCAAATTGGGCACGACTGCGCCGACAGAGTTGAGTTTGGGGGAAATTTCACAAGCGGAAGAGAGTCCACGAACGAAGTCAAAGCAGGCGTGAACTGATGCGAATTGGGGAACGTGAATGATAGAAGGGAATTATCGGAATCATCATCGTCGTCGGAATCGGAGTCATCGGAGGTCTGATATTCAAAGCTGGTGATAGCAGGAGAATAATCGTTATCCCGCGTGGGAAGCGCGGACGAAGGAGGCGATAAAGAAATGGTGTGGTGGGGGatgaggtggcggtggtggcaTCGAGGGCAGCGGAAAGAAGACGGGGGAGCGAGGGATGTGTTAGTTGTGGGAGTTATATGGAAGGAGTAGTTGCAGTTGTAGCAGCTGTATGAGCGGCGGAGCGACGAAACGCCGAAAGACGGGATTGAACGGAGAGTGGGTGGCTCCGTTGTCATTAAGTTAATGTCACCGCGTTTCACTCTTTCTTTTTCAGCTTATATTCCGCTGCAGAGTAATAATTCGCGCTGTCTTTATACACCTATTAATTTTAGGGCTAATTGCGCGGATGGATGCTTGAGCTGACAAATTAATGTTATCATAGGCTCATAGCAATTGAATTAGCATAAGTATTCAACTATAGtactaattattatatttattgtttaAGTTATCTTATTTGGTACTTTTTTCGTTTATAATATCGTTTTCATTTTATGAACGatatactttaaaaaaaatgataaataataataattgataatAATCAGTTATAGAGCtgggtccgtccacaaaaaagagttctatctttttttttattaaaaataatctcaTTTAACATTTTGAATCATCACatcatacattttttcttacATTTAACTATAAACTAGTACAttcactcgtgcgatgcacgacgaacataattttgcatcaaaattaaacgatgtagcacgtgtatcggttaagcgattaggggttaatgtctaaaaccgaaggtcttgggttcgagccccTGTGGCGCAGTCtctgaatttctttatttaatcatgttaatttatcaagaataaataaattaaatgatgtatcaaataagtaaaaaataaatattaaatatagttagaatataagtaaatgtaaattattttttcttaaaaaataaaataatctacatcaattactcattaaagatccttaattttattttataattttgaaaagtatcatttttaattttccatgtatttgatggaaaactttattttcttccttaaaattatagaataaacacatcattcaaattaaaagaaacgaataaacaataaaaaaagagttttcacgtcacaatatatagttttaaaacataagctaatcatgcataaaattaatttttttctaagttagctcattacctatgttatcttattagaaaagcttcaattgataagtatgaaaataaattatattattataatttattagaatactaataaaagagttgaataattatttgataccaaatcaaagatcttgtattcatctttaatttaagatatataaagaatattttttataaataaaatttgattttttaaaaaaatcatcaaaatatgaaaaatagaatatgagagaaagagagagagagagagaatagaaaattgaagaatgtgTATGATGAAAGAGATGGGAGACTaaagagaaaatatatgggatatgggatttgttgagttttataaataccctttgattgattctttaattacaattttgccacaaactgtattttcatataataaatagattgtacttttatttcactttttaaCTAAAATTGTACgttta
It contains:
- the LOC130995440 gene encoding E3 ubiquitin-protein ligase RING1-like; this translates as MTTEPPTLRSIPSFGVSSLRRSYSCYNCNYSFHITPTTNTSLAPPSSFRCPRCHHRHLIPHHTISLSPPSSALPTRDNDYSPAITSFEYQTSDDSDSDDDDDSDNSLLSFTFPNSHQFTPALTSFVDSLPLVKFPPNSTLSAQSCPICIEDFEVNSDTSGAVNELPCKHYFHKDCIVQWLQRSSTCPLCRHKLPSNRSPEKGINRGTTESEAGYDAILVVDFASVREPALSSTSGSGDGSLDSNVAVSGSDRRVLSAYGGELSGWELDAMHDEDGDTLMMDA